Proteins from a single region of Runella sp. SP2:
- a CDS encoding cupin domain-containing protein translates to MKKSKESSEHYTWGQNCDGWHLLKTNSLSIIQERMPPHTSEALHYHQKAQQFFFILAGKATFEIEGEVFEVESNEGCHVEAHKNHKIKNEGPDDLHFLVISEPKAHGDRIDEPI, encoded by the coding sequence ATGAAAAAAAGCAAAGAATCATCCGAGCATTATACTTGGGGACAAAACTGCGACGGCTGGCATTTGTTAAAAACCAACTCCCTGAGTATCATTCAAGAACGAATGCCGCCCCATACGTCCGAAGCCTTGCACTACCATCAAAAAGCGCAGCAGTTTTTCTTTATTTTGGCAGGAAAAGCCACATTTGAAATCGAAGGCGAAGTTTTTGAGGTAGAGTCCAACGAAGGTTGTCATGTAGAGGCCCACAAAAATCACAAAATCAAGAACGAAGGCCCTGATGACCTACATTTTTTAGTCATCTCCGAACCCAAAGCCCACGGCGATAGAATCGATGAACCGATTTGA
- a CDS encoding NAD(+)--rifampin ADP-ribosyltransferase, with translation MQVGDLLVAGGLSNYQSELVMNHIYFTALVSGAGLAAALAKGDGPERVYIIEPTGSFEHDPNLTDKKFPGNLTRSYRSQAPLKIVGEVTEWGKQTPQVIQKFREKVDNNKGEIIN, from the coding sequence TTGCAAGTAGGTGATTTGTTGGTAGCAGGTGGGCTTTCCAACTACCAATCTGAACTGGTAATGAACCATATCTATTTTACTGCGCTGGTCAGCGGTGCAGGTCTTGCGGCAGCACTGGCCAAAGGCGATGGCCCCGAACGCGTGTATATCATCGAGCCTACGGGTAGTTTTGAGCATGACCCGAACCTCACTGATAAAAAATTCCCTGGCAACCTGACTCGTTCTTATCGCTCGCAAGCCCCTTTAAAAATTGTGGGCGAAGTGACTGAATGGGGCAAACAAACACCGCAGGTAATTCAAAAATTTCGTGAAAAAGTGGACAACAATAAAGGTGAAATCATTAATTAA
- a CDS encoding helix-turn-helix transcriptional regulator, translated as MRRDVFQAIADPTRRAIIALIALQAMTPNSIAEHFDTTRQAVSKHLRILTECELVKQEHKGREIYYTLELERMKEIDKWLEQFRKIWETRFSQLDTLLQTIQNQQT; from the coding sequence ATGAGAAGAGATGTGTTTCAGGCCATAGCTGACCCTACCAGACGGGCGATTATTGCGTTGATTGCGTTGCAAGCGATGACACCCAATTCGATTGCTGAACATTTTGACACCACCCGTCAGGCAGTTTCCAAACATTTACGCATCCTGACCGAGTGTGAATTGGTAAAACAGGAGCACAAAGGCCGCGAAATTTACTATACCCTTGAGCTAGAACGAATGAAAGAAATCGACAAATGGCTTGAGCAGTTTAGGAAGATTTGGGAAACGCGTTTCAGCCAGCTTGATACGTTATTACAAACCATACAAAACCAACAAACGTAA
- a CDS encoding Crp/Fnr family transcriptional regulator, translating to MTDFKTFFQRLTPVSPENWERFAALFTPKTLLKGEYFIDDGQVAKEIGFLEKGILRAFYRNAEAVEYNKHFFVNPCFVGGYASLITGRPNQIIQQALTDCIILVASFKDIQHLYPTCPDIERGARVLAEQFFVQKEQREIEIVLLDADKRYQLFRQEFPQLEQQIPQYHIASYLGITPTQLSRIRRKMAGK from the coding sequence ATGACCGATTTTAAAACATTCTTCCAGCGACTGACTCCTGTTTCACCCGAGAATTGGGAGCGATTTGCGGCATTGTTTACCCCTAAAACATTGCTAAAGGGAGAGTATTTCATTGATGACGGACAGGTGGCCAAAGAAATCGGTTTTTTGGAGAAAGGCATCCTTCGGGCGTTTTACCGAAATGCCGAAGCTGTCGAATACAACAAACACTTTTTTGTAAATCCTTGCTTCGTAGGTGGCTACGCATCGCTCATCACGGGTCGCCCCAACCAAATCATCCAACAAGCCCTTACCGACTGCATCATTCTTGTAGCGTCGTTTAAGGACATTCAGCATCTCTACCCTACTTGTCCCGACATCGAACGCGGCGCGAGGGTATTGGCCGAACAGTTTTTTGTGCAAAAAGAACAACGGGAAATCGAAATCGTACTGCTGGACGCCGACAAACGTTATCAATTATTCAGACAGGAGTTTCCACAGTTGGAGCAGCAAATTCCCCAATACCACATCGCTTCTTACTTGGGAATTACCCCCACGCAACTCAGTCGAATACGGCGAAAAATGGCGGGCAAGTAG
- a CDS encoding DeoR/GlpR family DNA-binding transcription regulator: MLKEERFDHILKVIKATNKASFEELALSLNVSEDTVRRDIEVLAKSGLLVKVRGGAISPSASPLSFQDRADMFPDAKKVIALKAQQQLVGAKTVFIDGGTTMLAFVSSIPIDANFRLITNNIALLPLLSVHHGIEVIVLGGNYNRSTQTNVGVQTCLEAQKYQADVYFMGACSIDSQIGITASIQDEGEVKKILMASARKTIVLSNKEKLETVDFFKVCELSAIDALITDLPSNDPALDNYRKFDIEIL; the protein is encoded by the coding sequence ATGCTAAAAGAGGAGCGTTTTGACCATATTTTGAAAGTCATAAAAGCGACCAATAAAGCTTCGTTTGAAGAGTTGGCGTTGAGTTTGAACGTCTCAGAAGATACCGTTCGTCGGGATATTGAAGTACTTGCAAAGAGTGGATTGCTGGTGAAAGTAAGAGGCGGAGCCATTAGCCCTTCGGCGAGTCCGCTTTCGTTTCAAGACCGCGCGGATATGTTTCCCGACGCTAAAAAAGTAATTGCACTCAAAGCCCAACAACAGCTCGTGGGAGCCAAAACCGTGTTTATCGACGGAGGCACGACCATGTTGGCGTTTGTTTCAAGTATTCCGATTGATGCGAATTTTCGACTGATAACCAATAATATAGCCTTGCTTCCGCTGTTGTCGGTGCACCATGGAATAGAAGTGATTGTACTAGGGGGAAATTATAACCGAAGTACGCAAACCAACGTGGGCGTTCAAACGTGCCTCGAAGCCCAAAAGTACCAAGCTGATGTGTATTTTATGGGCGCATGTTCAATAGACAGCCAAATCGGAATTACCGCCTCTATCCAAGATGAAGGGGAAGTGAAGAAAATCCTGATGGCTTCGGCCCGAAAAACAATCGTATTGAGCAACAAAGAAAAGCTCGAAACCGTCGATTTTTTTAAGGTATGCGAACTTTCGGCCATCGACGCTCTCATCACCGACTTGCCGAGCAACGACCCCGCACTCGACAACTACCGAAAGTTTGATATTGAGATTTTGTAA
- a CDS encoding SDR family oxidoreductase, with product MNTSGNTILITGGSSGIGLALATRFLALNNQVIITGRNQEKLEEIQAKYPDIDIFVGDLTNKHSLDELVLFIEQKHPDLNVLINNAAVQYNYHFTDEPNLTYKIDYEVSANLTVPLQLTGLLLPLLLKNPNSAVVNVSSGLFIAPKKSASVYCATKAALHSFSKTLRYQLEETGIKVFEIIPALIDTPMTTGRGKSKITADELTDEFLRNFKADIFESYIGKTKWLRRIHRLWPKLADKIMKNGL from the coding sequence ATGAATACTTCTGGAAACACCATCTTAATCACGGGCGGTTCTTCGGGAATTGGGCTTGCTTTAGCCACCCGTTTTTTGGCTCTCAACAACCAAGTCATTATCACTGGTCGCAATCAAGAAAAATTGGAAGAAATACAAGCCAAGTACCCCGACATCGACATTTTTGTGGGCGACCTCACCAATAAGCACTCCTTGGACGAATTGGTGTTGTTTATTGAGCAAAAGCATCCCGACTTGAATGTTTTGATTAATAACGCAGCCGTTCAGTACAATTATCATTTTACGGACGAGCCTAATCTTACGTACAAAATCGACTACGAAGTATCAGCCAACCTCACTGTCCCCCTCCAATTGACTGGTTTATTGCTTCCATTGCTACTCAAAAACCCAAACAGCGCCGTCGTCAATGTAAGCAGCGGGTTGTTCATTGCTCCTAAAAAATCGGCGTCGGTGTATTGTGCTACCAAAGCCGCCCTACACAGTTTCAGTAAAACACTGCGGTATCAGTTGGAAGAAACAGGCATCAAGGTTTTTGAAATCATTCCTGCTTTGATAGACACCCCCATGACCACAGGGCGCGGAAAATCAAAAATTACTGCTGACGAGTTAACCGACGAATTTTTGCGTAATTTCAAGGCCGATATATTTGAGAGTTACATCGGCAAGACCAAATGGCTACGACGCATCCACCGACTTTGGCCAAAGCTTGCCGATAAAATCATGAAAAACGGACTATAA
- a CDS encoding iron chaperone, whose translation MNEVETYIQQFPDNVQEILGNIRKLIKDNAPEAEESFAYGMPAYKTHKKPLVYFAAFKNHIGFYATPSGHDEFQAELSKYKQGKGSVQFPLDQPMPYQLMERIVKFRVSENNARSTSKTFGKSE comes from the coding sequence ATGAACGAAGTCGAAACATACATTCAGCAGTTTCCCGACAATGTGCAGGAAATATTGGGAAACATTAGAAAGCTAATAAAGGACAATGCCCCCGAAGCAGAGGAATCATTTGCTTACGGAATGCCTGCCTATAAGACACACAAAAAACCATTGGTTTATTTTGCGGCATTTAAAAACCACATCGGATTTTACGCTACGCCATCGGGACATGACGAATTCCAGGCCGAACTTTCAAAGTATAAACAAGGAAAAGGCTCGGTGCAATTTCCGCTTGACCAACCCATGCCCTACCAACTAATGGAAAGGATTGTAAAATTCAGAGTGAGCGAAAACAACGCCCGAAGCACTTCTAAAACATTTGGAAAATCGGAATGA